A single genomic interval of Lucilia cuprina isolate Lc7/37 chromosome 2, ASM2204524v1, whole genome shotgun sequence harbors:
- the LOC124421330 gene encoding uncharacterized protein LOC124421330 translates to MKHEVKKRVRKITIKRQLERLERGEIDIHDAQNLKTFTRADKPKSKRCKTPSGRKTKPTELKVLNANKKSTAKSSVRINESAKDAKVKAKAPLEPSVSTELPPITNVQPVSDLPPYTDDMILLERESE, encoded by the coding sequence ATGAAGCATGAGGTCAAGAAAAGAGTacgaaaaataactataaaacgTCAACTGGAACGTTTAGAACGTGGTGAGATTGATATACATGATgctcaaaatcttaaaactttcACTAGAGCCGATAAACCTAAATCAAAAAGATGTAAAACGCCATCGGGTAGAAAAACAAAACCTACTGAACTGAAAGTATtgaatgcaaataaaaaatcaacGGCAAAAAGTTCAGTTAGAATTAATGAAAGTGCAAAAGATGCAAAAGTAAAGGCGAAAGCACCTTTGGAACCTTCAGTCAGCACAGAACTACCGCCTATTACAAATGTTCAACCAGTTTCAGATTTACCACCTTATACAGATGATATGATTTTATTGGAAAGAGAGAGTGAATAA